One genomic window of Desulfobacterales bacterium includes the following:
- a CDS encoding class I SAM-dependent DNA methyltransferase has product MINGIKNQVDKLWTEFWTGGITNPLMVIEQISFLMFARLLDIRETREEKKAARTGQPFKRIFADDEQHLRWSQFKNKTPADAMLKVVRDEVFPHFKQVAVDGARFGEYMKDAQLMIQKPNLLVSAVNMIDKLPLTEGDTKGDLYEYLLSKLTTAGINGQFRTPRHIIRKMVEILDPRPEDTIGDPACGTAGFLVSAMEYLMETYTSPEAVIINEDGSKTYTGDRLLPSRDHIQNRMFNGFDFDVTMLRIASMNLLLHGIDAPDIHYQDTLSTSFPERFPEMANDHFNVILANPPFKGSLDYEDVHASLLSKVKTKKTELLFVTLILRMLKMGGCSATIVPDGVLFGSSKAHLALRKMLVDGNQLEAVISLPSGVFRPYAAVTTAIIVFTKGGKTENVFYYDVQADGFSLDDKRDPTPDKNDLPDLLKRWKDRNPEKDTDRTDKA; this is encoded by the coding sequence ATGATAAACGGTATTAAAAATCAGGTAGATAAGCTTTGGACGGAATTCTGGACCGGCGGCATCACCAACCCGCTCATGGTGATCGAGCAGATTTCATTTCTGATGTTCGCACGGCTGCTGGACATCCGCGAAACCCGCGAAGAAAAAAAGGCTGCTCGAACCGGGCAGCCGTTTAAGCGTATTTTCGCAGACGACGAACAGCATCTTCGCTGGTCGCAGTTTAAAAACAAGACCCCGGCCGATGCCATGCTAAAAGTAGTGCGAGACGAAGTATTTCCCCATTTTAAACAGGTGGCGGTAGACGGCGCCAGGTTCGGCGAATACATGAAGGATGCCCAGCTCATGATCCAGAAGCCGAACCTGCTGGTATCGGCTGTTAACATGATTGATAAGCTGCCCCTGACTGAGGGCGACACTAAAGGGGATCTATATGAATACCTACTCAGCAAGTTGACCACGGCGGGCATCAACGGCCAGTTCCGCACCCCCCGGCACATTATTCGTAAAATGGTAGAGATTCTTGATCCCAGGCCCGAAGACACCATTGGCGATCCGGCCTGCGGTACGGCCGGATTTTTGGTTTCTGCCATGGAATACCTGATGGAAACCTACACCTCGCCCGAGGCGGTCATTATCAATGAGGACGGCAGCAAAACGTATACCGGTGACAGGCTGCTGCCATCTCGGGATCACATTCAAAACCGTATGTTCAACGGGTTTGATTTTGACGTGACCATGCTGCGTATCGCCTCCATGAACTTGCTTTTGCATGGTATCGACGCACCGGATATCCACTATCAGGACACCCTGAGCACCAGCTTTCCGGAACGCTTTCCGGAAATGGCCAACGACCATTTTAACGTGATCCTTGCCAATCCGCCCTTTAAGGGCAGTCTGGACTACGAAGATGTGCATGCCTCTCTCTTGAGCAAGGTCAAGACCAAAAAGACCGAACTTTTGTTTGTCACACTGATCTTGCGTATGCTTAAAATGGGCGGATGCTCGGCCACCATCGTGCCGGACGGTGTCTTGTTCGGGTCTTCCAAAGCCCATCTGGCTTTACGAAAGATGCTGGTGGATGGCAACCAACTTGAAGCCGTCATTTCGCTTCCTTCCGGTGTGTTCAGACCATATGCCGCTGTTACAACAGCCATCATTGTCTTTACCAAAGGCGGGAAAACCGAAAATGTCTTTTACTATGATGTGCAGGCCGACGGCTTTTCACTGGACGATAAACGCGATCCCACCCCGGACAAAAACGATCTGCCGGATTTATTGAAACGCTGGAAAGATCGCAATCCAGAAAAGGATACAGATCGGACCGATAAGGCTTT
- a CDS encoding putative DNA binding domain-containing protein: protein MISFDKNRPTFLDQPESRRLEFKEGFPKGEQVARTAVAFANEAGGRIVFGVKDEPRTIIGIPDDKVFDLEKQILSCIFDLCTPPIVPEVHFQTVDGKTLLVADIFPGPEKPYYLKKYGKQNGTYIRVGSSNRKAAADTIEELERRRRKVPFDSLPVYDLTLGDVDLAGFKKSYQELTGKKLGRAQLENMGLVCRERDRQYPTHAALLLSESPSRKRFFPYAKIECARFKGSDKRVFLDQLTIDGPIHESIEPCTAFIKKNIALGSTIAEIYRKDRWEYPLEAIREALINAVIHRDYALTGSDIKVAIYDDMLEITSPGPLPDTLPIEELGTGRSEIRNRVLAPIFKDLRLIEAWGSGIQKMRQELKDYSAIELVLQEAGHAFQVQFVKKETERAALGPSRDQVGTKQRDESGPGRGRVKADSQPESQPESQPESQPESQPESQPESQPESLGDKVLKALVQGPLSKAELSEKLGQKEISGQLNKIIRSLRQRDLIEYTIPERPNSRMQKYRLKKEE, encoded by the coding sequence ATGATATCGTTTGACAAAAACCGGCCGACTTTTCTTGATCAGCCGGAATCGAGACGGCTGGAATTCAAGGAGGGCTTTCCAAAAGGCGAGCAGGTGGCCCGCACCGCCGTTGCTTTTGCCAATGAAGCCGGGGGGCGGATCGTGTTCGGGGTTAAAGATGAACCGCGCACCATCATCGGCATTCCCGATGACAAGGTTTTTGATCTTGAAAAGCAGATCCTAAGCTGCATTTTCGATCTTTGTACTCCACCGATCGTCCCCGAGGTCCATTTTCAGACGGTTGACGGAAAAACGCTTCTGGTTGCCGACATTTTTCCCGGACCTGAAAAACCGTATTATTTGAAAAAATACGGCAAACAAAACGGCACATACATTCGAGTAGGGTCATCCAACCGCAAGGCCGCTGCCGATACAATTGAAGAACTGGAGCGCCGGCGACGGAAGGTGCCCTTTGATTCCCTGCCGGTTTATGACCTTACGCTGGGAGATGTTGATCTCGCCGGCTTTAAAAAGAGTTATCAAGAGCTTACCGGCAAAAAATTAGGCAGGGCTCAGCTTGAAAATATGGGTCTTGTCTGCCGGGAACGCGACCGGCAATATCCCACCCACGCAGCGCTGCTCCTTTCCGAGTCTCCTTCCCGTAAGCGGTTTTTCCCCTATGCCAAGATCGAATGCGCCCGGTTTAAAGGATCCGACAAACGGGTTTTCCTGGACCAGCTCACCATTGATGGCCCCATCCATGAGAGCATTGAGCCGTGCACGGCTTTCATCAAAAAAAATATCGCCCTGGGTTCTACCATCGCTGAAATCTACCGGAAAGATCGCTGGGAATATCCCCTTGAAGCCATCCGGGAAGCCCTCATTAATGCCGTCATTCACCGTGATTATGCCCTGACAGGCAGCGATATCAAGGTGGCGATCTACGATGACATGCTGGAAATCACCAGCCCTGGACCGTTGCCTGATACTCTGCCCATCGAAGAACTGGGAACCGGGCGGAGTGAAATCCGCAACCGGGTGCTGGCGCCCATTTTCAAGGATCTTAGACTGATCGAAGCCTGGGGCAGCGGCATTCAAAAAATGCGTCAGGAATTGAAAGATTATTCTGCGATCGAACTTGTTTTGCAGGAAGCCGGACATGCCTTCCAGGTGCAGTTTGTTAAAAAAGAAACGGAAAGGGCAGCGCTGGGACCAAGTAGGGACCAAGTAGGGACCAAGCAGAGGGACGAGTCAGGGCCGGGTCGAGGCCGAGTCAAGGCCGACTCACAGCCAGAGTCACAGCCAGAGTCACAGCCAGAGTCACAGCCAGAGTCACAGCCAGAGTCACAGCCAGAGTCACAGCCAGAGTCATTGGGTGATAAAGTATTAAAGGCACTGGTGCAAGGACCACTGTCAAAAGCGGAATTATCTGAAAAACTCGGTCAAAAAGAGATTTCCGGCCAATTAAACAAAATAATACGAAGTTTACGGCAAAGAGATTTAATTGAATACACTATTCCGGAAAGACCTAATAGCCGAATGCAGAAGTATCGGCTTAAGAAAGAGGAGTAA